The Victivallis sp. Marseille-Q1083 DNA window GAGCCAGGTCGATCGCCAGCCGAACGGCATCCGCGGATCCAGGGATTTGGGATCGCTCTGCAGACTTTCCACATGGCCATCCACGCACAAGCCGTTCAGGCGGTTGTTATGGCGCAGATTGAACACATCCGGAGCCGTGCTCCCGGCGTGGATAATCGCAATGCCCGCGGTATCGGCGAGATAGATTTTCCCGCTGGGCACATTGATCCGTGAAAGGGCGATTCCGCCCAGGGCATCGTCGACATTCCGGTACCCGGAGATATCCTGATTGATCCCGTAACTCATCCCGGCCAGATTGGGATCGCCGGAAAAGGCCGGACAATGGGTGAGTCCGCGCTTGCCGGCATCCGAACTCCAACTGCTTGCCGGACCGTATTCTTCCAGAAAAGTCGGCCACCAGTAATCGCCGCCACCGCCCTTGATCCGATCATTGGCCGGCGGTCCGAAGTCCGCGTTGTCATCGGCATAGAGCAGCAGCACCACACCGAGCTGCTTCAGATTGCCGATGCATTTGACCGCCTGAGCCTTGGCTTTGGCTTTGCCGAGAGCCGGCAACAGCATGCTGGCAAGAATAGCTATAATAGCAATTACGACCAGCAATTCAATCAATGTAAACATTTTCATCCGTTTCATCTTTGACTCCTTACTTTGTTTTGTCATTTGTGCATTCTGCGAAATACATTAAATTATTTATTTTTAACTATTTACAATGCATTGAAATTTGAAAAATCCTCCAACTGAAATTATATTGTAATCTTCTAGCAATCAAAATCATAACTCCAGAAGGAGGAATAAAAACCAATGCAACTATCTTTATTCTGCGATTATCGCGGGTACGCCAACTCCAAATACGAGAGCCTGTTTCTTGCGCTGGAAGAATCTCATGCTAGTGTCGCTAAGAAGAAAGGTCCTGGTCGTATCGGCTATGGAGATTTGGCTTACCTCAAAGCATACGTTTACAAGCACGCGGAGGAAATCAAAAGCATTCCGGAGCTCTTGCGCAATCTGCAACGGAATCCGGTGATCTGCGAAATGATCGGTTTCCAGTATGATTCGCTGCCGGACTCGTCCCGTTTTTATACATTCCTGAGCAAGACAAAAAATTCCGAAATCCAGGCGATTCATCATGCGGCGGTTCAGTCGCTGATCGGCGGCGGCGTGGTTTCGCTTGACGTCCTGATCGTCGATTCCAAACCGGTCATGGCCAATACCAAGCACAACAATCCCAAAAATCCGAGTCGCTCATTGGATAAAGAGGATAAAATCCCCCGCAATCCCAAAGCGACTCTCGGCTATTATTCTTACTTGAAACAGCCATTCGGCACGGGCAAGCAATTCAGCTTTTTCTGGGGCTTCCGGACGCACGTATTGGTCTCCGAAGAAGGCGTTCCGCTGGTCGAAATCACCAAGCCGAACAACATCGCCGACGAACAGATTGCGCACTCGCTCTTACGCAAACTCAAACGGGTCTACGGACAGAAGAAAGGCCGAGTTTTTATCGCCGATTCCGCCTATGACCACCGCCAATTCTACGACTTTATCAAGGACGAAATCAAAGGCCAAGCATGCATCCCAATCAATCCGCGCAACCAGCAAGCGGCCAAACTTCTCGGCGAAAAAGGCTGTCCCATCTGTCCCGGCGGACTCGAAATGAAATATTCATGCATCACCAAGAGCGAAGGCCGCACCCGCAAGAAATTCCGCTGTCCGATCATCGCCGGAACGCGCCCGGAAAAAGCCGAATTACCTGGCCAATGCCCTTGCAATCATCAACGATTCTGTACCGGCAGCCGCTATGGCTGTACCGCTTACATCGACGTTACCGATGATGCACGCGCCCAGGTCCCGCGCCAAAGCGCATGGTACAAAGAGACTTATACCAAACGTACCGGCGTCGAACGCTATTTCTCGCGCCTCGGCTCGCGCGAGGTCGAACAGACCACGCATTTCAATTACCGAGCCATCCGCAACCAGATGAGCATTGCACATCTGACGCTCGCGCTCACCGCCGTCGCCGCCGCATTCATTCTCGAACAGCCGGACAAAATCCGCTGTTACAAATCGTTTGCTGACGCCGCATAGCTTCGCGATAATCTCAAATTTTTCAATCAACCCCGGCGAATTCACATCCGCCTTAATTCTTCACGCCTTTTTTCAGCGATTTTTTACCCAATTCTGCACCAACTCGTACTGTTTGCTTGTTTTCAAAGCTTTTGCCGGTGGCTCAAACTGCTTCCTGTTCACTTTTCCTCTATTTCGCAGAACTCATTGTTTTGTCATTTCGGTCCGGATCACCATCGTTCGATTCCACATACATTCGCCGGTAATAGGCGTCCACTCCCCTTCTCCTTTCTGGATTGTCATTCATCGCTTCCACCGTTCATCGCGCAGTTCCGCCGGCGGGTTCCCGCCGGCGGACTCCCGCCAGACCAGCCGGGGCCGCACTTCCGGAGCCGGCTCCTGCCACACCGCCGCCTCCTCTTCCGGATCGATCATCCGGCAGATCAGTTCGACCGCAGTCCGCCCCTGCGCCGCCTGGTCGTCATCGATCGAGGCCAGGGCCGGATTCAGGATTTCGCAGAAACGGTCATTGCCGTGACCGATCACCGCAACCTCGTCCGGAATACGGATTCCGCGCGCCTGGAATTCCCGGATTACGAAACCGGCATACTCGTCGCACATGGTAATCACCGCATCGCAGTTCCAATCCAGCAGCTCCCGTTCG harbors:
- a CDS encoding type II secretion system protein; translated protein: MKRMKMFTLIELLVVIAIIAILASMLLPALGKAKAKAQAVKCIGNLKQLGVVLLLYADDNADFGPPANDRIKGGGGDYWWPTFLEEYGPASSWSSDAGKRGLTHCPAFSGDPNLAGMSYGINQDISGYRNVDDALGGIALSRINVPSGKIYLADTAGIAIIHAGSTAPDVFNLRHNNRLNGLCVDGHVESLQSDPKSLDPRMPFGWRSTWLYPLIGDNVW
- a CDS encoding transposase, translated to MQLSLFCDYRGYANSKYESLFLALEESHASVAKKKGPGRIGYGDLAYLKAYVYKHAEEIKSIPELLRNLQRNPVICEMIGFQYDSLPDSSRFYTFLSKTKNSEIQAIHHAAVQSLIGGGVVSLDVLIVDSKPVMANTKHNNPKNPSRSLDKEDKIPRNPKATLGYYSYLKQPFGTGKQFSFFWGFRTHVLVSEEGVPLVEITKPNNIADEQIAHSLLRKLKRVYGQKKGRVFIADSAYDHRQFYDFIKDEIKGQACIPINPRNQQAAKLLGEKGCPICPGGLEMKYSCITKSEGRTRKKFRCPIIAGTRPEKAELPGQCPCNHQRFCTGSRYGCTAYIDVTDDARAQVPRQSAWYKETYTKRTGVERYFSRLGSREVEQTTHFNYRAIRNQMSIAHLTLALTAVAAAFILEQPDKIRCYKSFADAA